Proteins encoded by one window of uncultured Celeribacter sp.:
- the cobF gene encoding precorrin-6A synthase (deacetylating) — protein MIDLSLIGIGTGNPDHITREAIAAMNAADLVLIPLKGPEKTELAELRRALLAQHLTKPATRLVEFDLPQRDAEGAPYARRVSDWHDAIAEAWERAITEALGPAPEAKVALLIWGDPMLYDSSLRIAERLKARLQITPRVIPGITAIQALCAAHAIPLNSVGDPVTLTTGRQLRDHGWPAGVQTVVVMLDGDCAFRTLDPEGIEIWWGGCVAMPQERLIAGLLREVADKIVTTRAALRADLGWVMDIYLMRRSQ, from the coding sequence ATGATCGACTTGAGCCTGATCGGCATCGGCACCGGCAATCCCGATCACATCACCCGTGAGGCCATCGCGGCGATGAATGCCGCCGACCTGGTCCTGATCCCTTTAAAAGGCCCGGAAAAGACCGAGCTGGCCGAGCTGCGCCGCGCGCTTTTGGCACAGCATCTGACCAAACCCGCCACGCGTCTTGTCGAATTCGACCTGCCCCAACGCGATGCCGAGGGCGCCCCCTACGCGCGGCGCGTGTCGGACTGGCACGACGCGATTGCCGAAGCCTGGGAGCGCGCGATCACCGAGGCTTTGGGACCAGCCCCTGAGGCGAAAGTGGCGCTTTTGATCTGGGGCGACCCGATGCTTTATGACAGCAGTCTGCGCATCGCCGAACGGCTCAAAGCACGCCTGCAGATCACACCGCGCGTCATCCCCGGCATCACCGCCATTCAGGCGCTTTGCGCCGCCCATGCCATTCCATTGAACAGCGTCGGAGACCCCGTCACACTCACCACCGGGCGGCAATTGCGTGATCATGGCTGGCCTGCGGGCGTGCAAACCGTGGTTGTCATGCTCGACGGTGACTGTGCCTTTCGAACCCTCGACCCCGAAGGGATCGAGATCTGGTGGGGCGGCTGCGTGGCGATGCCTCAGGAACGCCTCATCGCCGGGCTTTTGCGCGAGGTGGCCGACAAGATCGTCACCACCCGCGCCGCCCTGCGCGCGGACCTGGGCTGGGTGATGGACATTTACCTCATGCGCCGGAGCCAGTGA
- a CDS encoding cobyrinate a,c-diamide synthase encodes MTPGLVIAAASSGTGKTTLMLGLLAALRARGVAVQPLKCGPDYIDPAFHAAAAGRSSVNLDAWAMTSAQIAALAARPADLIVTEGSMGLFDGVAVPGETGTGASADIAALMGWPVVLVIDASGQAQTAAAVALGLAQFRADVTVAGVVLNKIASPRHEALVRRGFESIGLPVLGVLPRAAGIELPSRHLGLVQAEETGELERLLSHAGEIVAEHCDLDAIMGCATAQEGELAPYKPVPPPGQRIALARDAAFSFVYPHLMEAWRAAGASILPFSPLADEAPDPSADVCWLPGGYPELHAGRLSGNRSFIEGVRNFAQTRPVHGECGGYMALGAGIVDAEGQRHEMLGLFGLETSFAKRKMHLGYRRADLMSPMPGFAVGHALRGHEFHYANILSQPDAPLARVVDPNGTEMPETGSIRVTPEGGRVTGTFFHLIAEASQ; translated from the coding sequence ATGACGCCCGGTTTGGTGATTGCGGCGGCCTCTTCGGGCACGGGAAAGACCACGCTGATGCTGGGTCTATTGGCGGCGCTTCGGGCGCGGGGCGTCGCGGTGCAACCGCTGAAATGTGGGCCGGATTACATCGATCCGGCGTTTCACGCGGCGGCGGCGGGGCGCAGTTCGGTCAATCTCGATGCCTGGGCGATGACATCGGCGCAGATCGCCGCGCTCGCCGCCCGACCCGCCGATCTTATCGTGACCGAGGGCTCGATGGGGCTTTTCGATGGCGTGGCCGTGCCGGGCGAAACCGGCACAGGCGCCAGCGCTGACATTGCCGCGCTGATGGGCTGGCCGGTGGTCTTGGTGATCGACGCCTCGGGACAGGCGCAGACGGCGGCGGCGGTGGCCTTGGGCCTCGCGCAGTTTCGCGCGGACGTGACGGTGGCGGGGGTTGTGTTGAACAAAATCGCCTCGCCCCGACATGAGGCTTTGGTGCGGCGTGGGTTCGAGAGCATCGGACTGCCCGTGTTGGGCGTTCTGCCGCGCGCCGCAGGGATTGAGTTGCCGTCTCGCCATCTGGGCCTCGTACAGGCGGAGGAAACCGGTGAACTGGAGCGATTGCTGTCTCACGCGGGCGAGATCGTGGCCGAGCATTGCGATCTCGACGCGATCATGGGGTGTGCCACGGCGCAAGAGGGGGAGCTTGCCCCATATAAACCTGTGCCGCCGCCGGGCCAGCGCATCGCTTTGGCGCGCGACGCGGCGTTTTCCTTTGTCTATCCGCATTTGATGGAGGCTTGGCGTGCTGCCGGGGCCAGCATCTTGCCCTTCTCGCCGCTGGCCGATGAGGCGCCAGATCCAAGCGCGGATGTCTGTTGGCTGCCCGGCGGCTATCCCGAGCTTCATGCCGGGCGACTCTCCGGCAATCGCAGCTTCATCGAGGGGGTGCGGAATTTTGCCCAAACCCGCCCGGTGCATGGCGAATGCGGGGGCTATATGGCGCTTGGCGCCGGCATCGTCGATGCCGAGGGGCAGCGCCACGAAATGCTGGGGCTTTTCGGTCTGGAGACCAGCTTTGCCAAGCGCAAGATGCATCTGGGGTATCGCCGCGCCGATTTGATGTCGCCGATGCCGGGGTTTGCCGTGGGCCACGCGCTGCGGGGGCATGAGTTTCACTATGCGAATATTCTGTCGCAACCCGACGCCCCATTGGCGCGCGTCGTTGACCCGAATGGTACGGAGATGCCCGAAACGGGGTCTATCCGCGTGACGCCTGAGGGCGGGCGGGTCACCGGCACGTTTTTCCACCTGATCGCAGAGGCCAGCCAGTGA
- the cobM gene encoding precorrin-4 C(11)-methyltransferase — protein sequence MTVHFIGAGPGAADLITLRGRDLIAACPVCLYAGSLVPEALLSHCPEGARIVNTASLSLDEIMNEIATAHAAGHDVARLHSGDLSVWSAMGEQLRRLRALEIPYDVTPGVPSFAAAAATLCSELTLPGVVQSVVLTRTSGRATAMPPGETLENFAKTGAVLAIHLSVHVLDKVITELVPHYGADCPVAVVWRASWPDERVVRATLGTLKTAIGAEMERTALILVGRSIGAEEFAESRLYAGDYDRRYRPVGTDPRFPETAKGGDA from the coding sequence ATGACGGTTCACTTTATTGGCGCGGGACCTGGTGCTGCGGATTTGATCACGCTTCGGGGGCGCGACCTGATCGCGGCCTGTCCGGTGTGTCTTTATGCCGGAAGCCTCGTGCCGGAGGCCCTGTTGTCCCATTGCCCTGAGGGCGCGCGGATCGTCAATACGGCGTCCTTGAGTCTCGATGAGATCATGAATGAAATCGCCACGGCCCATGCGGCGGGGCACGATGTTGCCCGGCTTCACTCCGGCGATCTGTCGGTTTGGTCTGCGATGGGGGAACAGTTGCGGCGTCTGCGGGCGTTGGAGATCCCCTATGACGTCACCCCCGGCGTGCCGAGTTTCGCCGCCGCCGCCGCGACGCTTTGTTCTGAGCTGACCCTCCCCGGTGTGGTGCAATCCGTTGTGCTGACCCGGACCTCGGGGCGGGCGACGGCGATGCCGCCGGGTGAGACGCTTGAGAATTTCGCCAAGACCGGTGCGGTGCTGGCGATTCACCTGTCGGTGCATGTGCTCGACAAGGTGATCACGGAGCTGGTGCCGCATTACGGCGCGGACTGTCCGGTTGCGGTGGTCTGGCGTGCTAGCTGGCCCGACGAGCGCGTGGTGCGCGCCACGCTTGGCACCCTGAAAACCGCCATCGGAGCCGAAATGGAGCGCACGGCGCTCATTCTGGTGGGGCGGTCCATCGGGGCCGAAGAGTTTGCCGAAAGTCGGCTTTATGCGGGGGATTATGATCGGCGCTATCGTCCCGTGGGCACCGATCCGCGCTTTCCCGAAACCGCAAAAGGCGGTGACGCATGA
- a CDS encoding cobalamin biosynthesis protein: MECDAVRVAGIGFQSTATPQALRAALASVGAVDRVATAAPKAAALAQALGRDVESAEVAGTSTPTMSQASFDAHGTGSVAEAAALVVAGPNARLLERRKIIGGVTIAVAEGDGR, from the coding sequence GTGGAGTGTGACGCGGTGAGGGTCGCGGGGATCGGCTTTCAAAGCACCGCGACGCCTCAGGCTTTGCGCGCAGCACTTGCCTCCGTCGGGGCCGTCGACCGTGTGGCCACAGCAGCCCCGAAAGCTGCGGCGCTGGCGCAGGCTTTGGGACGCGATGTCGAGAGTGCCGAGGTCGCGGGCACGTCAACGCCTACAATGTCGCAGGCCTCCTTTGACGCCCATGGCACCGGATCGGTGGCCGAAGCGGCCGCACTCGTGGTGGCGGGCCCCAACGCGCGGCTGTTGGAACGCCGCAAAATCATCGGCGGCGTGACCATCGCTGTCGCAGAAGGAGACGGAAGATGA
- the cbiE gene encoding precorrin-6y C5,15-methyltransferase (decarboxylating) subunit CbiE gives MADPWLSIVGLGEDGLNGLSDASRAALEEAEVIFGGPRHLDLAGAGARGQAWPVPFDIAPVLACRGQNVVVLASGDPFWFGAGGALAAHLSPGEWRAFPVAGIFSLSCAHLGWRIEEVTALGLHAAGFGALRRALHPGAKVVATLRDVATPRALADWLVQEGLGAVHMYVLERMGGPHQRVRVTQAERFDLSGIEAPVAVALDGADLPRDAGLPHVPGLPEDSFAHDGQITKSPIRALTLAALAPRPGELLWDIGGGSGSVSVEWGLAGGRAITIEPRADRIANIQRNIEAFGLTRHIRVLEGRAPDVLSDLPLPEAVFIGGGGTAALYGWLWTHLPEGTRIVANGVTLETEALLAGLHARHGGSLLRIELSRAEGLGRMRGWSAARPVVQWSVTR, from the coding sequence ATGGCTGATCCGTGGTTGAGCATCGTCGGTCTGGGCGAAGATGGCCTGAATGGCCTGTCGGATGCAAGCCGCGCCGCGTTGGAGGAGGCCGAGGTCATTTTCGGCGGGCCGCGCCATCTGGATCTGGCTGGGGCAGGCGCACGAGGACAGGCCTGGCCCGTGCCCTTCGACATCGCGCCGGTGCTGGCCTGCCGTGGACAAAACGTGGTGGTTCTGGCCTCTGGCGATCCGTTCTGGTTCGGCGCCGGTGGGGCGCTTGCCGCGCATCTTTCGCCGGGGGAATGGCGTGCCTTTCCGGTGGCGGGGATATTTTCGCTGTCCTGTGCGCATCTGGGGTGGCGGATCGAAGAGGTCACTGCGCTGGGGCTTCACGCGGCGGGGTTCGGTGCGCTGCGCCGGGCGTTGCATCCGGGGGCGAAGGTCGTCGCGACGCTCAGGGATGTGGCCACGCCGCGCGCGCTGGCCGATTGGTTGGTGCAAGAGGGATTGGGCGCGGTCCATATGTATGTGCTCGAACGCATGGGCGGGCCGCATCAACGGGTGCGGGTCACGCAGGCTGAGCGTTTCGATCTGTCCGGCATCGAAGCCCCCGTGGCGGTCGCGCTCGATGGGGCGGATTTGCCCCGTGACGCAGGTCTGCCGCATGTGCCGGGTCTTCCCGAAGACAGTTTCGCGCATGACGGTCAGATCACCAAATCTCCGATCCGGGCCTTGACGCTTGCCGCACTGGCCCCGCGACCGGGAGAGCTTTTGTGGGACATCGGGGGCGGGTCCGGTTCGGTCTCTGTCGAATGGGGGCTGGCCGGGGGGCGGGCGATCACGATTGAGCCGCGCGCCGACCGGATCGCCAATATTCAGCGCAATATCGAGGCCTTTGGCCTGACTCGGCACATCCGCGTCCTCGAAGGTCGCGCGCCCGATGTCCTGTCCGATTTGCCTTTGCCCGAGGCCGTGTTCATCGGAGGCGGCGGCACGGCGGCGCTCTATGGCTGGCTCTGGACGCATCTGCCCGAAGGCACGCGGATCGTGGCCAATGGGGTGACGCTTGAGACCGAAGCGCTTTTGGCGGGGCTCCACGCGCGTCATGGCGGATCGCTTTTGCGCATCGAACTGTCGCGGGCCGAGGGCCTTGGTCGGATGCGCGGCTGGTCGGCGGCGCGACCTGTGGTGCAGTGGAGTGTGACGCGGTGA
- a CDS encoding cobalt-precorrin-6A reductase, translating into MTRLLLLGGTTEASRLAQHLADCGMDAVFSYAGRTAHPVAQPLPTRIGGFGGVDGLVDYLAHERISHVIDATHPFAAGMSRNAIRACVQAGVPLLGYERAPWRAKEGDLWTHVPDMDAACRALPDRGARVFLAIGKQQLAGFATKPENHYLLRLVDAPEGALPLPDAEAVIARGPFGVEDDLELLRRHRITHVVAKNAGGVGAEAKLIAARRLGLPVIMVDRPVLPAHEVRDTVEGVMGWLKKHHAVPADTVPRGV; encoded by the coding sequence ATGACGCGTCTCCTTTTGCTGGGCGGCACCACCGAGGCCAGCCGACTGGCGCAACACCTCGCGGACTGCGGGATGGATGCGGTGTTTTCCTATGCCGGACGCACGGCCCATCCGGTGGCGCAGCCCTTGCCCACACGGATCGGAGGCTTTGGCGGCGTGGACGGGCTTGTCGATTATCTCGCACATGAACGCATCAGCCATGTGATCGACGCCACCCATCCCTTTGCTGCGGGCATGAGCCGCAATGCGATCCGCGCCTGCGTGCAGGCCGGGGTGCCTTTGTTGGGCTATGAACGTGCGCCGTGGCGCGCAAAAGAGGGCGATCTCTGGACCCATGTCCCCGATATGGACGCCGCTTGTCGCGCCCTGCCAGACCGTGGCGCGCGGGTGTTTCTGGCGATTGGCAAGCAACAGCTTGCGGGTTTTGCGACGAAGCCAGAGAACCACTATCTTCTGCGCCTTGTGGATGCGCCGGAGGGCGCCCTGCCCTTGCCCGACGCCGAGGCGGTCATCGCGCGTGGTCCCTTTGGTGTGGAGGACGATCTGGAGCTTTTGCGTCGTCATCGGATCACCCATGTCGTGGCAAAAAACGCGGGCGGTGTCGGCGCGGAGGCCAAATTGATCGCGGCGCGCAGGCTTGGTCTGCCGGTGATCATGGTGGACCGTCCGGTGCTGCCCGCGCACGAAGTTCGTGACACAGTGGAGGGCGTGATGGGCTGGCTCAAAAAGCATCACGCGGTTCCTGCCGACACAGTGCCCCGCGGCGTGTAG
- the cobJ gene encoding precorrin-3B C(17)-methyltransferase — MSGWVTVAGLGPGAEDLVTPEVQVALSEATDIVGYIPYVARVTPRDGLTLHASDNRVELDRAMQALEMAAEGRRVVIVSSGDPGVFAMASALFERLEAAPEFADTDIRILPGITAMLAAAARAGAPLGHDFCAINLSDNLKPFDLIERRLRHAARGDFAMAFYNPRSKSRPHQFARVLDILREECEAGRVILFARAVSTPEENITVVPLSEARPEMADMRTVVLVGNASTRRVGRWVYTPRGTVSAGTA, encoded by the coding sequence ATGAGCGGCTGGGTGACGGTTGCGGGGCTTGGCCCCGGCGCTGAGGATCTCGTGACGCCGGAGGTGCAGGTCGCTCTTTCGGAGGCCACGGACATCGTCGGCTATATCCCCTACGTCGCCCGCGTCACCCCGCGCGACGGATTGACGCTGCACGCCAGTGACAATCGTGTCGAACTTGATCGCGCGATGCAGGCGTTGGAAATGGCGGCGGAAGGGCGGCGTGTGGTGATTGTCTCCTCGGGCGATCCGGGGGTCTTTGCCATGGCGTCGGCCCTGTTCGAACGGCTGGAGGCCGCGCCGGAGTTTGCTGACACGGACATTCGCATCCTGCCCGGCATCACCGCCATGCTCGCCGCAGCCGCCCGTGCGGGTGCGCCGCTTGGCCATGATTTCTGCGCGATAAATCTGAGCGACAATCTCAAGCCCTTCGATCTCATCGAACGCCGTTTGCGCCATGCCGCACGGGGCGATTTTGCGATGGCGTTCTACAATCCGCGCTCCAAATCGCGCCCGCATCAATTCGCCCGCGTGCTCGATATTCTGCGCGAGGAATGCGAGGCCGGGCGGGTGATCCTTTTTGCCCGTGCTGTGTCGACCCCTGAGGAAAACATCACCGTGGTGCCTTTGTCCGAGGCGCGCCCGGAGATGGCCGATATGCGCACGGTGGTTCTGGTCGGAAATGCCAGCACGCGTCGGGTCGGGCGCTGGGTCTACACGCCGCGGGGCACTGTGTCGGCAGGAACCGCGTGA
- a CDS encoding precorrin-2 C(20)-methyltransferase produces the protein MGRIICAGLGPGDPDLMSRRAERAVRTAGHVAYFRKKGRKGQARQIVEGMLAESAIELAMEYPVTTEVPFNSPDYNALLSAFYDDWATRLEALTQSTDIVVLCEGDPFFYGSFMHLYTRLRDRVEIEVIPGITGMTGCWTATGTPITWGDDVLTVLMGTMDEEDMVARMAASDAIVVMKTGRNLPKVKRALARAGRLEAAWLVERGTMAGERIVRLAETEATDCPYFAIVLVHGQGRRPEAVRMEAAQ, from the coding sequence ATGGGACGGATCATCTGTGCGGGCCTCGGCCCCGGCGACCCCGATCTGATGTCGCGCCGTGCCGAACGTGCGGTGCGGACCGCAGGTCACGTGGCCTATTTCCGCAAGAAAGGCCGCAAGGGGCAGGCGCGTCAGATTGTCGAGGGGATGCTCGCAGAGAGTGCCATTGAGCTGGCGATGGAATATCCGGTCACCACCGAGGTGCCGTTCAACAGCCCCGACTACAACGCGCTTTTGTCTGCGTTTTACGACGATTGGGCGACGCGTCTTGAGGCGCTGACGCAGAGCACCGACATTGTCGTGCTCTGCGAAGGCGATCCGTTTTTCTACGGCTCGTTCATGCATCTCTACACCCGACTGCGCGACCGAGTGGAGATCGAGGTCATTCCCGGCATCACTGGCATGACCGGATGCTGGACCGCGACCGGCACACCGATCACCTGGGGCGATGACGTGTTGACGGTGTTGATGGGCACGATGGATGAGGAGGATATGGTCGCGCGCATGGCGGCCTCGGACGCGATTGTGGTGATGAAAACCGGGCGCAACCTGCCCAAGGTCAAACGCGCCCTGGCCCGCGCCGGGCGGCTTGAGGCGGCTTGGCTCGTGGAACGCGGCACCATGGCGGGCGAACGCATCGTGCGGCTGGCCGAGACGGAGGCAACGGATTGTCCCTATTTCGCCATCGTCTTGGTGCATGGGCAGGGACGGCGACCCGAGGCCGTGCGCATGGAGGCGGCGCAATGA
- a CDS encoding precorrin-8X methylmutase: MPYTYEMDGAKIYEQSFATIRREADLARFAPEEEIVAVRMIHACGLVGLERDICFTPGMAVAARAALEGGAPILCDARMVSEGITRARLPAENDVICTLHDPAVPGLAKEMGNTRSAAALELWRPHLEGAVVAIGNAPTALFHLLNMLEDPACPRPAAIIGCPVGFIGAAESKDALIKAAPVPALIVEGRLGGSAITVAAINALASRKE, encoded by the coding sequence ATGCCCTACACCTATGAAATGGATGGCGCGAAGATTTACGAACAGTCCTTCGCCACGATCCGCCGGGAGGCCGATCTGGCCCGGTTTGCCCCGGAAGAAGAGATTGTCGCCGTGCGGATGATCCACGCCTGCGGCTTGGTGGGGCTGGAGCGGGACATTTGCTTTACCCCCGGCATGGCCGTTGCGGCGCGGGCCGCGTTGGAAGGCGGCGCACCGATCCTCTGCGACGCGCGGATGGTGTCCGAAGGCATCACGCGGGCGCGCTTGCCAGCAGAAAATGACGTGATCTGCACCCTGCACGACCCCGCTGTGCCGGGGCTGGCGAAAGAGATGGGCAACACCCGTTCGGCGGCGGCGCTGGAGCTGTGGCGTCCGCATCTCGAAGGCGCGGTGGTGGCGATCGGCAATGCACCCACCGCGCTGTTTCACCTGTTGAACATGCTCGAAGACCCTGCCTGTCCGCGCCCGGCGGCGATCATCGGCTGTCCGGTCGGCTTCATCGGGGCTGCGGAATCGAAAGATGCGCTGATCAAAGCCGCCCCCGTGCCCGCGCTCATCGTCGAGGGCCGTCTGGGCGGGTCGGCCATCACCGTGGCGGCGATCAACGCGCTCGCCTCGCGCAAGGAGTAA
- the cobG gene encoding precorrin-3B synthase: MSFKVQGWCPGALRPMASGDGLVVRVRPPSGRLTEMQASGIAEGAQRYGNGVIDLSGRANVQIRGVTAETHAPLIATLRKLDLIDADVAAETRRNIIVTPFADAKTYRLAEALQHALGDAPALPGKFGFILDCGAAPVMADVQADIRFERAVDGTLLVRAAGCDLGAPVPEDEAAEAALALAHWFTQAGGVIDGRGRMAQLIATGARPEGQLAPVIAPASAQSQAQSQARTQPVPGIVKQGALVAVAFGQIDADTLGALAALGPLRVTPWRMILIERLTWMPNLPGLITDPTDPLLRVHACTGAPGCLQAHGPTRDLARCLAPHLPEGKTLHVSGCAKGCAWPLPADLTLVATPSGLSVIRDGRASDTPETAAISPSEPRHISEFF; this comes from the coding sequence ATGAGTTTCAAGGTGCAGGGCTGGTGCCCCGGCGCATTGCGTCCGATGGCGTCGGGTGACGGATTGGTGGTGCGGGTGCGCCCGCCGTCCGGGCGTCTGACAGAGATGCAGGCGAGCGGCATCGCGGAGGGGGCGCAGCGCTATGGCAATGGGGTGATCGACCTGTCTGGGCGGGCTAATGTGCAAATCCGGGGCGTGACGGCGGAGACCCACGCCCCTTTGATTGCGACGCTCCGCAAGCTTGACCTGATCGACGCCGATGTCGCTGCGGAAACACGGCGCAATATCATTGTCACGCCCTTTGCCGATGCCAAAACCTATCGTTTGGCGGAGGCCTTGCAGCACGCTTTGGGGGATGCGCCCGCGTTGCCCGGAAAATTCGGTTTCATCCTCGATTGCGGGGCTGCGCCGGTGATGGCGGATGTGCAGGCCGACATCCGGTTTGAGCGGGCTGTGGATGGCACGCTGCTCGTGCGTGCGGCGGGCTGTGATCTGGGCGCGCCCGTGCCTGAGGACGAGGCGGCGGAGGCCGCACTGGCTCTGGCGCATTGGTTCACCCAGGCGGGTGGGGTCATCGACGGGCGCGGCCGTATGGCGCAGTTGATCGCAACGGGCGCCCGCCCCGAAGGCCAGCTTGCCCCCGTGATCGCGCCCGCATCCGCCCAGTCTCAGGCCCAATCTCAGGCGCGGACTCAGCCTGTGCCGGGGATCGTGAAACAGGGGGCTTTGGTCGCCGTCGCCTTTGGCCAGATCGACGCGGACACATTGGGAGCGCTTGCCGCGCTTGGCCCCCTGCGTGTGACCCCGTGGCGCATGATCTTGATCGAAAGACTGACATGGATGCCCAATCTGCCGGGGCTGATCACCGATCCGACCGATCCGCTTTTGCGGGTCCATGCCTGCACCGGCGCGCCCGGCTGTCTTCAGGCACATGGCCCGACCCGCGATCTGGCCCGCTGCCTCGCACCGCATCTTCCAGAGGGCAAAACCCTGCATGTTTCGGGCTGTGCCAAAGGCTGCGCCTGGCCTTTGCCTGCCGATCTGACCCTTGTGGCAACGCCTTCGGGATTGTCGGTGATCCGGGACGGCCGAGCCTCGGACACGCCTGAGACAGCCGCGATTTCCCCCTCTGAGCCAAGACATATTTCGGAGTTTTTCTAA